One region of Leptospira selangorensis genomic DNA includes:
- a CDS encoding ribbon-helix-helix protein, CopG family, giving the protein MISLRIPPELERKLDSFAKSEGKSRSEIVKESILEYIKNHSSSKTPFELGEDLFGKYSANNKQLAENRKAILSKVLKDKNEKRRAR; this is encoded by the coding sequence GTGATCAGTTTAAGAATACCGCCAGAATTAGAGAGAAAGTTGGACTCGTTTGCAAAATCTGAGGGGAAAAGCCGCTCCGAAATTGTAAAAGAATCAATTCTTGAATATATAAAAAATCATAGTTCGAGTAAAACCCCCTTTGAGCTAGGGGAAGATCTGTTTGGTAAATATTCCGCGAATAACAAACAATTAGCTGAGAACAGAAAAGCTATTCTAAGTAAAGTATTAAAGGACAAGAATGAAAAACGCCGCGCTCGTTGA
- a CDS encoding type II toxin-antitoxin system VapC family toxin: MKNAALVDSGPIIALFNSSDEYHKSVFKFLKGFKGSLFTTWPVITEVIYLLSFSIDAQSDFLEWIERGSLQILDITLDDLKYIKSRMQKYSDLPMDLADASLMCIAEREGIYNIISIDSDFSIYKTLKGKYLTNLYKN, encoded by the coding sequence ATGAAAAACGCCGCGCTCGTTGATTCTGGTCCGATTATAGCATTATTCAATTCATCAGACGAATATCATAAATCAGTCTTTAAATTTCTAAAAGGGTTTAAAGGTTCTCTATTTACGACTTGGCCAGTAATAACTGAAGTTATCTACCTACTATCTTTCTCAATCGATGCCCAGTCTGATTTCTTAGAATGGATAGAGCGTGGAAGTTTGCAGATTTTAGATATAACATTAGATGATCTAAAATATATAAAAAGCCGGATGCAAAAGTATTCAGATTTGCCAATGGATTTAGCAGATGCGTCGTTAATGTGCATTGCGGAGAGGGAAGGGATCTATAATATTATTAGTATAGATTCTGACTTTTCTATATATAAAACTCTAAAAGGCAAATATCTAACAAATTTATATAAGAATTAG